The Allorhodopirellula heiligendammensis genome includes a window with the following:
- the lpdA gene encoding dihydrolipoyl dehydrogenase, whose product MTNTARHELVVLGGGPAGYVAAIRAAQLGIDVACIDENPRFGGTCLRVGCIPSKALLESSHVYEEAQHRMRDHGVKVSGVELELDVMMSRKEKIVDALTGGIDMLFKKGGVTAYRGRGKLHGAESIEIAPVEGADPDQPKIIEADQILLCPGSIPARLPSIEEDGDRIGNSTTALSFPEVPEILVVIGGGYIGLELGSVWNRLGSRVIVLEALDRVLPGLDNEMANLAHRAFKKQGIEFRTSTLVSSARVDTTQSKPCTIEIQGGEPIYCDRVLLATGRWPATDDLGLAAAGVQTDRRGFIEVNENFQTSVPGVYAIGDCIGGAMLAHKAMEEGIVCVERMAGIAAEMNYDVIPAVVYTHPEIAMVGQTEEQLKEAGIAYKKGVCPLGANGRARTLGDIDGRVKILADEETDRVLGVHIIGPRAGDLIAEAAAAMEFGASSEEIARTCHAHPTLSEAVHEAALAVDDRAIHTA is encoded by the coding sequence ATGACAAATACGGCTCGCCACGAACTCGTCGTCTTGGGCGGCGGTCCCGCCGGTTATGTCGCCGCCATCCGCGCCGCCCAGCTCGGTATCGACGTCGCCTGCATTGACGAAAATCCCCGGTTTGGTGGTACCTGCCTACGTGTGGGCTGCATCCCCAGCAAAGCGTTGCTGGAATCCAGCCATGTCTATGAAGAGGCTCAACACCGCATGCGTGATCACGGTGTGAAAGTCAGTGGCGTTGAGCTCGAACTCGATGTGATGATGTCACGCAAGGAGAAGATCGTTGACGCGCTGACCGGCGGGATCGACATGCTGTTCAAGAAAGGGGGCGTCACCGCTTACCGCGGCCGCGGGAAACTGCATGGCGCTGAGTCAATTGAGATCGCCCCCGTCGAGGGCGCCGATCCGGACCAGCCCAAGATAATCGAAGCCGACCAAATTTTGCTTTGCCCAGGAAGCATCCCCGCTCGTCTGCCCTCGATCGAGGAAGATGGTGATCGGATCGGCAACAGCACCACCGCGTTGTCATTTCCTGAAGTTCCCGAAATCCTCGTGGTCATCGGTGGCGGGTACATCGGTTTAGAGCTCGGCAGCGTTTGGAATCGGCTAGGGAGCCGCGTGATCGTGCTGGAGGCACTCGATCGAGTGCTACCCGGACTGGACAACGAGATGGCCAACCTCGCCCACCGTGCCTTTAAAAAACAGGGGATCGAGTTCCGCACCAGCACCTTGGTGTCATCGGCACGGGTCGATACCACCCAGTCCAAACCCTGTACGATCGAGATCCAAGGTGGCGAGCCGATTTACTGTGACCGTGTATTGCTGGCCACCGGACGCTGGCCAGCTACGGATGACCTGGGCTTGGCCGCCGCAGGCGTGCAAACGGATCGCCGTGGATTCATCGAAGTCAACGAAAACTTCCAAACGAGCGTACCAGGGGTATATGCGATCGGCGACTGCATTGGTGGTGCCATGCTCGCCCACAAGGCGATGGAAGAAGGCATCGTGTGCGTCGAACGCATGGCAGGTATCGCGGCAGAAATGAATTACGATGTGATTCCTGCGGTCGTGTACACGCACCCCGAAATTGCAATGGTGGGGCAGACCGAAGAACAACTCAAAGAGGCTGGGATCGCGTACAAGAAGGGCGTCTGCCCTCTCGGTGCCAACGGCCGCGCCCGCACCCTCGGTGATATCGATGGACGTGTGAAGATTCTCGCTGACGAAGAGACCGATCGCGTTCTCGGCGTGCACATCATCGGTCCCCGCGCAGGTGATCTGATTGCCGAAGCCGCCGCCGCAATGGAATTTGGAGCCAGTAGCGAGGAGATCGCTCGCACCTGCCACGCTCACCCCACACTCTCTGAAGCAGTTCACGAAGCCGCCCTCGCCGTTGACGATCGAGCGATCCATACCGCATAA
- a CDS encoding ATP-dependent zinc protease family protein produces MSSSNDDSAVPNDEPMFIIGWREWVGLPELGVGRVKAKIDTGARSSSIHAFDVETYVENEVERVRFSIHPVQNRDDVFVNADVPILERRHVRSSNGDVAERIVIRTPLAILQRRIMVDLTLANRDAMGFRMLVGREAVRKRFLVDPAASFLAGRRHRRKKHH; encoded by the coding sequence ATGTCTTCCAGCAACGACGATTCCGCCGTGCCTAACGACGAACCGATGTTCATCATTGGGTGGCGGGAGTGGGTAGGATTACCCGAACTCGGAGTCGGGCGGGTGAAAGCAAAAATTGATACAGGCGCGCGATCGAGCTCCATCCACGCGTTTGATGTGGAGACTTACGTCGAAAATGAAGTCGAACGCGTGCGGTTCTCAATTCACCCGGTGCAAAATCGAGACGACGTGTTTGTCAATGCGGATGTGCCCATCCTGGAGCGGCGACACGTTCGTAGCAGCAACGGTGACGTCGCCGAGCGCATCGTGATCCGCACCCCACTGGCCATCTTGCAGCGGCGTATCATGGTCGATTTAACACTAGCGAATCGTGATGCGATGGGCTTTCGCATGTTGGTCGGACGCGAGGCCGTTCGCAAACGTTTTCTAGTTGATCCCGCCGCCTCTTTCTTGGCCGGCCGCCGGCACCGCCGAAAAAAACACCATTGA
- a CDS encoding leucine-rich repeat domain-containing protein translates to MKRKFVPSVVVLLAAGSGLVVIPACRKSPAPNVPTLAASDAAKSAPDDGPASVTIPGAQTVTDAKGNIVQLDLRQSSVDDEDLQSLVNLPFLKVLKLSGKDGKSTVTDAGLGPVGKLPQLKVLALDFLPISGVGLQQLASLDQLQELYLAHTNIDDESTIALKNFPKLKKLRLAGTQISAESASRMVDLSELIDIDVSECEWIDDVAAEEFSKLPKLEKLNLYSTIVGNPGAISLANCPTLTWLNLDATPVSDAGLAGVGKLTKLKFLHLGSTQITDEGLPRLKALVNLEKLVVTRTKVTQEGVDELRKSLPDTEIQLEYISPE, encoded by the coding sequence ATGAAACGTAAGTTCGTTCCCTCCGTTGTTGTTCTGCTCGCTGCAGGGTCCGGATTGGTGGTCATTCCGGCATGCCGGAAATCGCCCGCTCCCAACGTCCCAACGCTGGCAGCAAGCGATGCTGCGAAATCGGCACCCGACGACGGACCTGCGTCAGTAACTATTCCTGGCGCACAAACTGTCACGGACGCGAAAGGAAATATCGTTCAGCTGGATTTGCGTCAATCGAGCGTGGATGACGAGGATCTCCAGTCGCTGGTAAACCTGCCATTTTTGAAGGTGCTTAAACTATCGGGTAAGGACGGGAAGTCCACCGTGACTGACGCAGGCCTGGGACCGGTCGGGAAATTGCCTCAGCTCAAGGTGCTCGCACTCGACTTTCTGCCGATTTCAGGCGTCGGTCTCCAGCAGCTCGCTAGCCTGGATCAACTTCAGGAACTCTATCTAGCACACACGAACATCGACGATGAGTCGACGATCGCACTCAAGAACTTTCCCAAGCTGAAAAAATTGCGTTTGGCTGGCACTCAAATTTCGGCTGAGTCGGCCAGTCGGATGGTGGATTTGAGTGAACTGATTGACATTGATGTCAGCGAATGCGAGTGGATTGACGATGTTGCGGCGGAAGAGTTTTCGAAACTGCCCAAGCTCGAAAAATTGAACCTCTACAGCACGATCGTGGGCAATCCCGGTGCGATTTCACTGGCCAACTGCCCCACGCTGACTTGGCTGAACCTTGACGCCACCCCTGTTTCCGACGCAGGCTTGGCCGGGGTCGGCAAACTCACCAAGCTAAAGTTCTTGCATCTTGGTTCAACACAGATCACCGACGAAGGATTGCCGCGATTAAAGGCGCTCGTCAATCTAGAGAAACTAGTTGTGACACGAACAAAGGTCACTCAGGAAGGCGTCGACGAGCTCCGAAAATCGCTGCCCGATACCGAGATTCAACTCGAATACATCTCTCCTGAGTAA